DNA sequence from the Arthrobacter sp. V1I9 genome:
ATGAGGACAAAGATAAGAAAATCACCATTTGCCACGCGACCGGTTCGGAATCAAACCCCTACGTGGTGATCACCGTCGCACTGCGGGGCCTCAATGGACACGCCGGTGACCATCACCAGCACAGCGCGGACATCATCCCGCCGAACCACGGGAAGGTGGTTCCCTACGGCCAGAACTGGACTGATGACGGCAAGGCCACGTACAACAACGGCTGCGTCCCGGTGAAGGTTCCGCCGGTAGTTCCGCCGGTGAATCCTCCAGTTGTTCCGCCCGCAGTGGTTCCTCCAGCCGTGGTTCCTCCCGCTGTGGTTCCCCCTGCCGTAACGCCGGTGGTTCCCGTCGCAGCCGCTCCACGCGGGGTGGCTGCCGGGGGCGGGGCAGGCGCTGTTGTTGCCCCGAACGAGGGCTTTAACGTGCAGACTGCAGTTTCGGAATCAGCGGGGCCGGCACCGGACCCCTGGATTGGAGGCGTGGCAGCAGTGCTGCTGGCGGGCGCGGCGATAACGGCACGGCGGACCCTGGCCGGCGGTGGCAGCCTCCGGCGCCTGCACCGCGGGTGAATGTTTTGAAAGCTCGATGAAGGGCAATTGACTGGATCATGCGCATGCGCCGTGCACGGATACGTGCGCGGCGCTTTGCGCGTCCTGCCGCCAGAAGTAGTGTTCGAATACTGAGACGGCTTGACCAGCATATGGATGACTTGGCTACCCTGAAAGCATGAGCGCATCCTCCATAAATCTTGCAGTTATCCCCGGCGACGGCATTGGCCCCGAGGTCATTGCGGAAGCACTCAAAGTGCTGGAAAAAGCTGTCGCCTCGGAGGGCGTGGAGCTCAAGCAGACGCACTACAAGCTCGGCGCGGAGCACTGGCTGGCCACGGGCGAAACCCTGCCGGACCATGTCCTGGCAGATCTCCGTACCAGGGACGCCATCCTGTTCGGCGCTGTCGGTGCAGCCCCCGGCGACACCCGCATCCCTTCCGGCATCATTGAGCGCGAGATGCTGCTCAAGCTCCGTTTCAGCCTGGACCACTACGTCAACCTGCGGCCGTCCCGGCTTTACGGAACCGTGGGCAGCCCCCTGGCCAACCCCGGCGTCATTGACTTCATCGTGGTCCGTGAAGGCACAGAGGGTCCCTACGTCGGCAACGGCGGCACCCTTCGTGCCGGAACCCCCCACGAGGTGGCCACAGAGGTTTCGCTGAATACCGCCCACGGTGTTGAGCGCGTTGTCCGGGATGCCTTCCGCCGCGCCAGCGCCAGGGAGCGCAAGCACGTCACCCTGGTGCACAAGCACAACGTCCTGGTCTACGCGGGACACCTCTGGAAGCGCACGGTGGAGGCCGTAGCGCAGGAGTTCCCCGAGGTCACCCACGACTACCTCCATGTGGACGCCGCGACCATCTTTATGGTCACCGACCCCTCACGCTTCGATGTGATCGTCACCGACAACCTCTTCGGCGACATCCTCACAGACCTTGCCGCGGCCATCACCGGCGGCATCGGACTGGCAGCTTCCGGGAACATCAACATGGACCGCACCGCGCCGTCCATGTTCGAGCCCGTCCACGGCTCCGCTCCGGACATCGCCGGCAAGGGCAAGGCCGACCCCACCGCCGCCATCCTGTCGGCAGCGCTCCTGCTGGACCACCTCGGCTACACCCGCGCGGCCCGCAGGATCGAAGCGGCAGTGGTTGCCGACGTCGAGAAGCGCGACGGCGGTGCACGCACCACCAGCGCCGTAGGCGACGCCATCGCCGCCGGCCTCTAACCCCGCGCCAGGGCCTCCGGCATCGGGCGTAAGCTTGTCTCGAATCACCAAATGCCGCCCCGCCGTTCAACGCTGAATGCAGG
Encoded proteins:
- a CDS encoding 3-isopropylmalate dehydrogenase; translation: MSASSINLAVIPGDGIGPEVIAEALKVLEKAVASEGVELKQTHYKLGAEHWLATGETLPDHVLADLRTRDAILFGAVGAAPGDTRIPSGIIEREMLLKLRFSLDHYVNLRPSRLYGTVGSPLANPGVIDFIVVREGTEGPYVGNGGTLRAGTPHEVATEVSLNTAHGVERVVRDAFRRASARERKHVTLVHKHNVLVYAGHLWKRTVEAVAQEFPEVTHDYLHVDAATIFMVTDPSRFDVIVTDNLFGDILTDLAAAITGGIGLAASGNINMDRTAPSMFEPVHGSAPDIAGKGKADPTAAILSAALLLDHLGYTRAARRIEAAVVADVEKRDGGARTTSAVGDAIAAGL